The Ananas comosus cultivar F153 linkage group 7, ASM154086v1, whole genome shotgun sequence genome has a window encoding:
- the LOC109713200 gene encoding probable inositol transporter 2, whose translation MEGGVHEADASAFRECFSLSWRNPYVLRLAFSAGIGGLLFGYDTGVISGALLYIRDDFSSVDKKTWLQESIVSTAVAGAIIGAAIGGWANDRFGRRASILVADFLFFVGAVIMASAPNPALLIVGRVFVGLGVGMASMTSPLYISEASPARVRGALVSTNGFLITGGQFLSYLINLAFTNAPGTWRWMLGIAGVPALVQFVLMLLLPESPRWLYRKRREEEAEAILRKIYPPDEVEGEIQALRESVEAEIEENKSSEKISFVKLFKTKTVRRGLVAGVGLQVFQQFVGINTVMYYSPTIVQLAGFASNQTALALSLVTSGLNAMGSIVSIYFIDRTGRKKLLIISLCGVVMSLAVLSAVFHETTSHSPSVSRSETAHFAGNTCPGYSAAATTPWDCMRCLKASSPDCGFCASGTNKLFPGACLISNSTVKDLCHGEGRLWYTRGCPSRYGWLALIGLALYIIFFSPGMGTVPWIVNSEIYPLRYRGVCGGIAATANWISNLIVAQSFLSLTQAIGTSWTFMIFGVLSLVALFFVLIFVPETKGLPIEEVEKMLEQWELSFRFCAKRPEKIKNNSGV comes from the exons ATGGAAGGTGGAGTTCATGAGGCCGATGCGTCGGCTTTTCGAGAGTGCTTCTCTCTTTCATGGAGGAATCCATACGTTCTTCGCCTCGCATTTTCGGCCGGAATCGGAGGCCTCCTCTTTGGCTATGATACTG GAGTAATTTCTGGTGCTCTGCTTTACATTCGCGATGATTTCTCTTCAGTCGACAAGAAGACATGGCTGCAG GAGAGTATAGTGAGCACTGCAGTGGCGGGCGCGATCATAGGAGCGGCGATTGGAGGATGGGCGAACGACCGATTTGGACGGAGAGCCTCGATCCTGGTTGCAGATTTCCTATTCTTCGTGGGGGCGGTGATCATGGCCTCTGCTCCTAACCCGGCCCTCCTCATCGTCGGCCGTGTATTCGTAGGCCTCGGCGTCGGCATGGCGTCGATGACCTCCCCGCTTTATATATCAGAAGCCTCGCCGGCAAGAGTCCGAGGAGCACTAGTCAGCACCAATGGCTTCCTCATCACAGGAGGCCAGTTTCTGTCCTATCTCATCAATCTAGCCTTCACAAAT GCGCCAGGAACCTGGAGATGGATGCTTGGCATTGCAGGAGTTCCAGCTCTAGTTCAGTTTGTGCTGATGCTGCTTCTTCCCGAATCTCCTCGGTGGCTTTACAGAAAG AGAAGGGAAGAAGAAGCTGAAGCAATATTAAGGAAAATATACCCGCCTGACGAGGTCGAAGGGGAGATCCAAGCTCTCAGAGAATCAGTCGAGGCAGAAATCGAAGAGAACAAGTCGTCAGAAAAGATCAGCTTCGTCAAGCTGTTCAAAACAAAAACAGTGAGGAGAGGGCTAGTTGCAGGAGTTGGGCTTCAGGTTTTCCAGCAATTCGTCGGCATAAACACGGTAATGTACTACAGCCCTACCATAGTCCAATTAGCCGGGTTCGCATCGAACCAAACCGCGCTCGCGCTCTCCCTCGTGACGTCCGGGCTAAATGCTATGGGGTCTATAGTCAGTATCTACTTCATTGACAGAACAGGAAGGAAGAAGCTGCTTATTATCAGCTTATGTGGTGTTGTCATGTCCCTTGCTGTTCTGTCAGCAGTTTTCCATGAGACCACTTCACACTCTCCGAGTGTTAGTCGGTCGGAGACCGCACACTTCGCGGGCAATACCTGCCCTGGTTACAGTGCGGCGGCGACGACTCCGTGGGATTGCATGAGATGCCTCAAAGCCTCCTCCCCCGACTGCGGATTTTGCGCTTCTGGAACTAATAAG CTATTTCCTGGAGCATGTTTGATCTCGAATTCGACGGTGAAGGACCTATGCCACGGAGAAGGCCGGCTGTGGTACACCAGGGGATGTCCGAGCCGATACGGATGGCTAGCGCTGATTGGCTTGGCTCTCTACATCATATTCTTCTCCCCGGGGATGGGGACCGTGCCGTGGATCGTGAACTCGGAGATATATCCTCTGAGATACCGCGGTGTTTGCGGCGGCATCGCGGCTACCGCAAACTGGATATCTAATCTGATTGTGGCACAATCTTTCTTGTCGCTGACGCAGGCCATCGGGACGTCGTGGACATTCATGATCTTCGGCGTGCTATCATTGGTTGCATTGTTCTTTGTGCTGATCTTCGTGCCGGAGACCAAGGGGCTGCCGATCGAGGAGGTCGAGAAGATGCTAGAGCAATGGGAACTGAGTTTCAGGTTCTGCGCTAAACGGCCGGAGAAAATCAAAAACAATTCAGGTGTATAA
- the LOC109712505 gene encoding kinesin-like protein KIN-14R isoform X2 yields the protein MERIGQNPTPNGVSPGKEIKKTVRMAEMCDFIPFESTIIGSSDSPDIPCGQLQETPDYIRRGIQRKRIVPLELFSIRRSNSSNTNQGSSPEMQSSSKREALEASIMDTYNFLNINVGGIDDSVAYEGLEFQKDNFYTGGDTIRTDAPIGDGKVVLLYQSARIGNFSYKFENFDAGEYLVDLHFVEIVYTDGPPGMRIFDVFIQEEKVISALDVYAKVGANQPLVISDLRASVVEKEGLSIRFEGLVGRPIACGISIKCDTSKGTMEEISNLTEDKCISCRKLKKEYDLLLKNQEEAKREVQELKRENDLKSKECHEAWMSLQELQMELMQKSMHVGSLAFAVEGQVKEKSRWFLSLRDLSEKFNLLKLEHTNLSEAVQEYKKCLADFTEMNNSIQNTMDYYTNINRECKELKEKFIEETKERKDLYNKLIELKGNIRVFCRCRPLNGEEIAAGASMAVDFESAKDGELIVRGHVSSKKVFKFDSVFNPEDDQEKVFEKTAPFATSVLDGYNVCIFAYGQTGTGKTFTMEGTEEARGVNYRTLEELFRIIEEREGLFRYELTVSVLEVYNEQIHDLLLTGSQPGVASKRLEVRQFAEGVHHVPGLVEAHVGNMNEVWEVLQTGSKARAVGSTNANEHSSRSHCINCVMVRGENLVNGECTKSKLWLIDLAGSERVTKTDAQGERLKEAQNINKSLSALGDVISALATKSPHIPFRNSKLTHLLQDSLSGDSKTLMFVQISPNENDVGETLCSLNFASRVRGIELGPAKKQVDVSELSRYKLMVGKAKQDSKNKDVQIKSMEETIQSVEMKNRAKDLINKTLQDKVKELESQLLIERKLARQHVDTKIAEEQQQQQREREDENIPFTTPYKDFANVMRPLTDNNIHRLTPFPPSDNTNILKPFSPLKDKENKPELAEEQPLLRKASRVSLCSTINRVPPVPASRRNSLIPLPTIRPTADNPSPPFCSPLPTINDKNREHKRDPRSNKKIASILRRSLQKKVIVRPQLPQSVRRGSNGIEKLRISIGGSGRKARRVPMPTGTNNAAQRNQQQREKERGWNHGTAVRNIV from the exons ATGGAACGGATTGGGCAAAACCCTACTCCTAATG GTGTTTCTCCTGGGAAGGAGATCAAGAAGACGGTTCGAATGGCCGAGATGTGCGATTTCATTCCTTTTGAATCAACTATTA TAGGATCTTCGGATTCACCTGATATACCTTGTGGGCAACTGCAAGAGACGCCGGATTACATTAGAAGAGGCatacaaagaaaaagaatcgTACCTCTTGAGCTCTTTTCAATTAGAAGATCCAACAGCTCTAATACAAATCAGGGATCATCTCCGGAGATGCAATCTTCGAGTAAAAGAGAAGCTTTGGAAGCTTCGATCATGGATACGTATAATTTCTTGAACATAAATGTAGGTGGAATCGATGATTCTGTAGCTTATGAAGGTTTGGAGTTTCAAAAGGATAACTTCTATACTGGTGGAGATACTATTAGAACAGATGCACCAATTGGTGATGGGAAAGTAGTACTATTGTACCAATCTGCTCGAATAGGAAATTTCTCGTATAAGTTTGAGAACTTTGATGCTGGAGAGTATCTTGTAGACCTTCACTTTGTGGAGATTGTGTACACTGATGGTCCTCCGGGAATGAGAATTTTCGATGTCTTTATACAGGAAGAGAAG GTTATCTCTGCATTAGATGTATACGCAAAGGTCGGAGCCAATCAGCCCTTAGTAATATCGGACCTTAGGGCATCAGTTGTTGAAAAGGAAGGTCTATCCATAAGATTCGAAGGGTTAGTCGGCAGACCTATTGCTTGTGGTATTTCAATTAAATGCGACACTTCTAAAG GAACGATGGAAGAAATATCAAATCTGACAGAG GACAAATGCATTAGCTGTAGGAAACTGAAGAAAGAGTATGATTTACTCCTGAAGAATCAAGAAGAAGCTAAAAGAGAAGTGCAagaattaaagagagagaatgatctcaaaagtaaagaatgccaTGAGGCATGGATGTCACTCCAGGAACTACAGATGGAACTGATGCAGAAGTCGATGCATGTTGGTTCTTTAG CCTTTGCTGTTGAGGGACAAGTGAAGGAGAAGAGCCGATGGTTTCTGTCCCTAAGAGACTTGAGCGAGAAATTTaat TTGCTGAAGCTCGAACATACCAATTTATCAGAGGCAGTGCAGGAATACAAGAAGTGCCTTGCAGATTTTACAGAGATGAACAATTCAATTCAGAACACCA TGGACTATTACACCAACATAAATAGGGAGTGCAAAGAGCTAAAAGAGAAATTCATCGAGGAAACAAAGGAACGGAAAGATCTGTACAATAAGCTTATTGAGCTGAAAG GAAACATTAGAGTTTTTTGTCGGTGCCGACCTCTAAATGGAGAAGAAATAGCTGCTGGAGCTTCTATGGCTGTCGATTTTGAATCTGCAAAAGATGGTGAACTAATAGTTCGGGGTCATGTATCCTCCAAGAAAGTATTCAAATTTGACTCTGTTTTCAACCCTGAAGATGACCAAG AAAAGGTATTTGAGAAAACAGCACCTTTTGCAACATCAGTGTTGGATGGGTACAATGTCTGCATATTCGCTTACGGGCAGACTGGGACTGGGAAAACATTCACCATGGAAGGGACTGAAGAAGCTAGAGGAGTCAATTATAGGACTCTCGAGGAACTATTTCGTATTATCGAAGAAAGGGAGGGGCTTTTTCGTTACGAGTTAACTGTAAGTGTGTTAGAGGTCTACAATGAGCAAATACATGATTTACTTCTTACAGGATCCCAGCCTGGAGTAGCTTCGAAAAG GCTAGAAGTCAGACAATTTGCAGAAGGTGTTCATCATGTTCCTGGACTGGTTGAGGCTCATGTTGGCAACATGAATGAGGTTTGGGAAGTTCTACAAACTGGCAGCAAAGCCCGGGCTGTAGGATCAACAAATGCAAATGAACACAGTAGTCGATCACACTG TATCAACTGTGTTATGGTGAGAGGAGAGAATCTGGTAAATGGGGAATGCACGAAAAGCAAGTTATGGCTAATAGACTTAGCAGGAAGTGAGAGAGTAACGAAGACAGATGCTCAAGGAGAACGATTGAAGGAGGCTCAAAACATTAACAAATCACTCTCTGCATTAGGAGACGTGATATCGGCTCTTGCAACTAAAAGTCCACATATTCCTTTCAG gaattCAAAACTAACACATTTACTGCAGGACTCGCTAA GTGGAGACTCGAAGACTCTGATGTTTGTGCAGATTAGCCCTAATGAGAATGATGTGGGTGAGACTCTTTGCTCTCTCAATTTTGCTAGTAGAGTGAGGGGAATTGAGCTTGGTCCAGCCAAGAAGCAAGTTGATGTCAGTGAATTGTCCAGATACAAATTGATG GTCGGCAAAGCCAAGCAAGACAGCAAGAATAAAGATGTTCAAATTAAGAGTATGGAAGAGACAATTCAATCTGTTGAAATGAAAAACAGGGCAAAAGATCTGATCAACAAAACCCTCCAAGACAAA GTTAAAGAGCTGGAATCACAGCTACTGATCGAAAGAAAACTTGCGAGACAGCACGTTGACACCAAAATAGCCGAagaacaacagcagcagcaacgaGAAAGAGAAGATGAAAACATTCCATTCACTACTCCGTACAAAGACTTTGCGAATGTAATGCGGCCCCTCACTGATAACAATATCCACAGACTGACGCCATTCCCTCCAAGCGATAATACCAACATACTTAAGCCCTTCTCTCCTCTGAAGGACAAGGAGAATAAGCCAGAATTAGCAGAAGAGCAGCCACTCTTAAGAAAAGCCAGCAGAGTTTCTCTTTGCAGCACAATTAACCGTGTTCCTCCCGTTCCTGCCTCTCGTCGGAACTCTCTAATTCCACTTCCTACCATCAGGCCCACAGCAGATAATCCGTCACCGCCCTTTTGTTCACCACTCCCAACTATTAATGACAAAAATCGCGAACATAAAAGAGACCCTAGAAGTAACAAGAAGATAGCCAGTATTCTTAGAAGAAGCCTCCAAAAGAAGGTGATTGTAAGGCCACAGTTACCACAGTCGGTTCGAAGAGGGAGCAATGGGATC
- the LOC109713446 gene encoding glutaredoxin-C9-like — translation MRGPYERVARMASGNAVVVFSVSGCCMCHVVKRLLLGLGVGPTVYELDQLDRGVADIQAVLSHLLASTSPAAASGASGSATASAVPVVFVGGKLLGGVEKVMSCHINGSLVPLLKQAGALWL, via the coding sequence ATGAGGGGGCCGTACGAGAGGGTGGCGCGGATGGCGAGCGGGAACGCGGTGGTGGTGTTCAGCGTGAGCGGCTGCTGCATGTGCCACGTGGTCAAGCGCCTGCTCCTGGGCCTCGGCGTCGGCCCCACCGTGTACGAGCTCGACCAGCTCGACCGCGGCGTCGCCGACATCCAGGCCGTGCTCTCCCACCTGCTGGCCTCCACGTCGCCTGCTGCTGCGTCGGGGGCATCGGGATCTGCGACGGCGTCGGCGGTGCCGGTGGTGTTCGTCGGGGGCAAGCTTCTGGGAGGGGTGGAAAAGGTGATGTCGTGCCACATCAACGGCTCCCTCGTCCCCCTCCTCAAACAAGCCGGGGCTCTCTGGCTCTAG
- the LOC109713425 gene encoding uncharacterized protein LOC109713425 — METELQLLDSAASPRTAKLKSPSSSVGSIHEYTSLKDILLGLDSPTAALGGIGSCSRGSRAGSGIDVAGHGGFDSSAICIRNQLVKHAASAYLQSAAILATRDRSCLTRFWHSARRTCTRPAGGTACAADPFEALARFVERAVRGVCAFLAGVVGGVRASTARMAIAS; from the exons ATGGAGACGGAGCTGCAGCTTCTGGACTCTGCCGCCTCGCCGCGCACCGCGAAGCTGAAGTCGCCGTCGAGCAGCGTCGGCAGCATTCATGAGTACACCAGCCTCAAGGACATCCTCCTCGGCCTCGACTCCCCCACCGCCGCCCTCGGCGGCATCGGCAGCTGCAGCCGCGGGAGCCGGGCCGGGTCGGGCATCGACGTCGCCGGCCACGGTGGCTTCGACTCCTCCGCCATCTGCATCCGCAATCAGCTG GTAAAGCATGCGGCCTCCGCGTATCTCCAGTCGGCCGCCATCCTCGCGACCCGCGACCGGAGCTGCCTCACGCGGTTCTGGCACAGCGCGCGACGCACGTGCACTCGCCCCGCGGGGGGCACGGCCTGCGCCGCCGACCCATTTGAGGCCCTCGCCAGGTTCGTGGAGCGGGCGGTGCGCGGGGTCTGCGCCTTCCTCGCCGGCGTCGTGGGAGGAGTCAGGGCTTCGACCGCAAGGATGGCCATCGCCTCGTGA
- the LOC109712505 gene encoding kinesin-like protein KIN-14R isoform X1, giving the protein MERIGQNPTPNGRIGVSPGKEIKKTVRMAEMCDFIPFESTIIGSSDSPDIPCGQLQETPDYIRRGIQRKRIVPLELFSIRRSNSSNTNQGSSPEMQSSSKREALEASIMDTYNFLNINVGGIDDSVAYEGLEFQKDNFYTGGDTIRTDAPIGDGKVVLLYQSARIGNFSYKFENFDAGEYLVDLHFVEIVYTDGPPGMRIFDVFIQEEKVISALDVYAKVGANQPLVISDLRASVVEKEGLSIRFEGLVGRPIACGISIKCDTSKGTMEEISNLTEDKCISCRKLKKEYDLLLKNQEEAKREVQELKRENDLKSKECHEAWMSLQELQMELMQKSMHVGSLAFAVEGQVKEKSRWFLSLRDLSEKFNLLKLEHTNLSEAVQEYKKCLADFTEMNNSIQNTMDYYTNINRECKELKEKFIEETKERKDLYNKLIELKGNIRVFCRCRPLNGEEIAAGASMAVDFESAKDGELIVRGHVSSKKVFKFDSVFNPEDDQEKVFEKTAPFATSVLDGYNVCIFAYGQTGTGKTFTMEGTEEARGVNYRTLEELFRIIEEREGLFRYELTVSVLEVYNEQIHDLLLTGSQPGVASKRLEVRQFAEGVHHVPGLVEAHVGNMNEVWEVLQTGSKARAVGSTNANEHSSRSHCINCVMVRGENLVNGECTKSKLWLIDLAGSERVTKTDAQGERLKEAQNINKSLSALGDVISALATKSPHIPFRNSKLTHLLQDSLSGDSKTLMFVQISPNENDVGETLCSLNFASRVRGIELGPAKKQVDVSELSRYKLMVGKAKQDSKNKDVQIKSMEETIQSVEMKNRAKDLINKTLQDKVKELESQLLIERKLARQHVDTKIAEEQQQQQREREDENIPFTTPYKDFANVMRPLTDNNIHRLTPFPPSDNTNILKPFSPLKDKENKPELAEEQPLLRKASRVSLCSTINRVPPVPASRRNSLIPLPTIRPTADNPSPPFCSPLPTINDKNREHKRDPRSNKKIASILRRSLQKKVIVRPQLPQSVRRGSNGIEKLRISIGGSGRKARRVPMPTGTNNAAQRNQQQREKERGWNHGTAVRNIV; this is encoded by the exons ATGGAACGGATTGGGCAAAACCCTACTCCTAATGGTAGGATAG GTGTTTCTCCTGGGAAGGAGATCAAGAAGACGGTTCGAATGGCCGAGATGTGCGATTTCATTCCTTTTGAATCAACTATTA TAGGATCTTCGGATTCACCTGATATACCTTGTGGGCAACTGCAAGAGACGCCGGATTACATTAGAAGAGGCatacaaagaaaaagaatcgTACCTCTTGAGCTCTTTTCAATTAGAAGATCCAACAGCTCTAATACAAATCAGGGATCATCTCCGGAGATGCAATCTTCGAGTAAAAGAGAAGCTTTGGAAGCTTCGATCATGGATACGTATAATTTCTTGAACATAAATGTAGGTGGAATCGATGATTCTGTAGCTTATGAAGGTTTGGAGTTTCAAAAGGATAACTTCTATACTGGTGGAGATACTATTAGAACAGATGCACCAATTGGTGATGGGAAAGTAGTACTATTGTACCAATCTGCTCGAATAGGAAATTTCTCGTATAAGTTTGAGAACTTTGATGCTGGAGAGTATCTTGTAGACCTTCACTTTGTGGAGATTGTGTACACTGATGGTCCTCCGGGAATGAGAATTTTCGATGTCTTTATACAGGAAGAGAAG GTTATCTCTGCATTAGATGTATACGCAAAGGTCGGAGCCAATCAGCCCTTAGTAATATCGGACCTTAGGGCATCAGTTGTTGAAAAGGAAGGTCTATCCATAAGATTCGAAGGGTTAGTCGGCAGACCTATTGCTTGTGGTATTTCAATTAAATGCGACACTTCTAAAG GAACGATGGAAGAAATATCAAATCTGACAGAG GACAAATGCATTAGCTGTAGGAAACTGAAGAAAGAGTATGATTTACTCCTGAAGAATCAAGAAGAAGCTAAAAGAGAAGTGCAagaattaaagagagagaatgatctcaaaagtaaagaatgccaTGAGGCATGGATGTCACTCCAGGAACTACAGATGGAACTGATGCAGAAGTCGATGCATGTTGGTTCTTTAG CCTTTGCTGTTGAGGGACAAGTGAAGGAGAAGAGCCGATGGTTTCTGTCCCTAAGAGACTTGAGCGAGAAATTTaat TTGCTGAAGCTCGAACATACCAATTTATCAGAGGCAGTGCAGGAATACAAGAAGTGCCTTGCAGATTTTACAGAGATGAACAATTCAATTCAGAACACCA TGGACTATTACACCAACATAAATAGGGAGTGCAAAGAGCTAAAAGAGAAATTCATCGAGGAAACAAAGGAACGGAAAGATCTGTACAATAAGCTTATTGAGCTGAAAG GAAACATTAGAGTTTTTTGTCGGTGCCGACCTCTAAATGGAGAAGAAATAGCTGCTGGAGCTTCTATGGCTGTCGATTTTGAATCTGCAAAAGATGGTGAACTAATAGTTCGGGGTCATGTATCCTCCAAGAAAGTATTCAAATTTGACTCTGTTTTCAACCCTGAAGATGACCAAG AAAAGGTATTTGAGAAAACAGCACCTTTTGCAACATCAGTGTTGGATGGGTACAATGTCTGCATATTCGCTTACGGGCAGACTGGGACTGGGAAAACATTCACCATGGAAGGGACTGAAGAAGCTAGAGGAGTCAATTATAGGACTCTCGAGGAACTATTTCGTATTATCGAAGAAAGGGAGGGGCTTTTTCGTTACGAGTTAACTGTAAGTGTGTTAGAGGTCTACAATGAGCAAATACATGATTTACTTCTTACAGGATCCCAGCCTGGAGTAGCTTCGAAAAG GCTAGAAGTCAGACAATTTGCAGAAGGTGTTCATCATGTTCCTGGACTGGTTGAGGCTCATGTTGGCAACATGAATGAGGTTTGGGAAGTTCTACAAACTGGCAGCAAAGCCCGGGCTGTAGGATCAACAAATGCAAATGAACACAGTAGTCGATCACACTG TATCAACTGTGTTATGGTGAGAGGAGAGAATCTGGTAAATGGGGAATGCACGAAAAGCAAGTTATGGCTAATAGACTTAGCAGGAAGTGAGAGAGTAACGAAGACAGATGCTCAAGGAGAACGATTGAAGGAGGCTCAAAACATTAACAAATCACTCTCTGCATTAGGAGACGTGATATCGGCTCTTGCAACTAAAAGTCCACATATTCCTTTCAG gaattCAAAACTAACACATTTACTGCAGGACTCGCTAA GTGGAGACTCGAAGACTCTGATGTTTGTGCAGATTAGCCCTAATGAGAATGATGTGGGTGAGACTCTTTGCTCTCTCAATTTTGCTAGTAGAGTGAGGGGAATTGAGCTTGGTCCAGCCAAGAAGCAAGTTGATGTCAGTGAATTGTCCAGATACAAATTGATG GTCGGCAAAGCCAAGCAAGACAGCAAGAATAAAGATGTTCAAATTAAGAGTATGGAAGAGACAATTCAATCTGTTGAAATGAAAAACAGGGCAAAAGATCTGATCAACAAAACCCTCCAAGACAAA GTTAAAGAGCTGGAATCACAGCTACTGATCGAAAGAAAACTTGCGAGACAGCACGTTGACACCAAAATAGCCGAagaacaacagcagcagcaacgaGAAAGAGAAGATGAAAACATTCCATTCACTACTCCGTACAAAGACTTTGCGAATGTAATGCGGCCCCTCACTGATAACAATATCCACAGACTGACGCCATTCCCTCCAAGCGATAATACCAACATACTTAAGCCCTTCTCTCCTCTGAAGGACAAGGAGAATAAGCCAGAATTAGCAGAAGAGCAGCCACTCTTAAGAAAAGCCAGCAGAGTTTCTCTTTGCAGCACAATTAACCGTGTTCCTCCCGTTCCTGCCTCTCGTCGGAACTCTCTAATTCCACTTCCTACCATCAGGCCCACAGCAGATAATCCGTCACCGCCCTTTTGTTCACCACTCCCAACTATTAATGACAAAAATCGCGAACATAAAAGAGACCCTAGAAGTAACAAGAAGATAGCCAGTATTCTTAGAAGAAGCCTCCAAAAGAAGGTGATTGTAAGGCCACAGTTACCACAGTCGGTTCGAAGAGGGAGCAATGGGATC
- the LOC109713240 gene encoding putative ALA-interacting subunit 2 has protein sequence MEMEGGSTSGSVGEGAQVTRQFSPARSRAFYRFTQQNLPACKPVLTPGCVITIFLLMGIVLTPVGLVCLRASESVVEIVNRYDIECIPVPYRSNKVAYIRDSSISKNCTLKIKVENRMKAPIYIYYELDNYYQNHRRYVKSRSDKQLRHGLEYKDTSSCKPEEKSNGLPIVPCGLIAWSLFNDSYSFIHDTVEMKVNRKNISWKSDREHKFGKNVYPFNFQNGTLIGGGKLNPKVPLSEQEDLIVWMRAAALPKFRKLYGVIEENLEANEVIEVRVANNYNTYSFGGKKKLVLTTSNWLGGKNNFLGIAYMATGSLCIVISILFALIHVKNPRPHGDPTYLSWNRKSNAS, from the exons ATGGAAATGGAGGGAGGAAGCACATCAGGATCCGTCGGAGAAGGCGCTCAGGTGACTCGTCAATTCTCGCCAGCGCGATCGAGAG CATTTTACAGATTCACCCAGCAAAATCTTCCAGCTTGCAAACCTGTTCTAACTCCAGGATGT GTGATAACAATATTTTTGTTGATGGGTATTGTTTTGACCCCAGTTGGACTTGTATGTCTTCGCGCTTCGGAAAGT GTTGTGGAAATTGTGAATCGCTATGACATTGAATGTATACCCGTGCCTTATAGAAGTAATAAAGTGGCCTATATCAGGGACAGCTCTATTTCGAAGAACTGTACTCTAAAAATTAAG GTTGAGAACCGTATGAAAGcaccgatatatatatattatgaactTGACAATTACTACCAAAACCATCGAAG GTATGTAAAAAGTAGAAGTGATAAACAGCTGCGCCATGGACTGGAGTACAAAGACACTAGTTCTTGCAAACCTGAGGAGAAGAGCAACGGCCTTCCTATCGTTCCTTGTGGGTTGATCGCATGGAGCTTATTCAATGATTCTTATAGTTTTATACATGACACAGTGGAAATGAAGGTAAATAGAAAGAACATTTCTTGGAAGAGTGATCGGGAGCACAAGTTTGGAAAGAATGTGTACCCTTTCAACTTCCAGAATGGAACACTAATTGGAGGAGGAAAACTCAACCCGAAAGTTCCG TTGAGTGAACAGGAGGACCTCATTGTGTGGATGCGCGCCGCTGCTCTTCCCAAATTCCGGAAGTTGTATGGTGTTATTGAAGAGAACCTGGAAGCTAATGAGGTGATAGAAGTACGAGTTGCTAACAACTACAATACTTACAGCTTCGGGGGAAAGAAAAAGCTTGTCCTCACGACATCAAACTGGTTGGGAGGCAAAAACAATTTCCTCGGGATAGCTTATATGGCCACTGGTTCCTTGTGCATTGTCATCTCTATTTTGTTTGCATTGATTCACGTAAAGAATCCAAG GCCCCATGGCGATCCAACTTACTTATCTTGGAACAGGAAAAGCAACGCTAGCTAA